The Mycolicibacterium fluoranthenivorans genome segment GTACGGCCCGCTGACGACCGCCGTGCGCAAACTGGTCGACGCCAGTATTCGGACCGGCGTCGACGACCAGGTGATCCGCGACGCCCAGGCCGCGATTGAGGCGGTCACCGCCACGCTGGAGAGCCGGCAGTACGAGGGTCCGCGCACCCTGCGGCACGCGGTCACCGGCCGCCCGGTGGTCTGGGCGGACCCGGCCATCGGACTGCGCAACGCGATCGCTCCACCCCTGGACGTTCAGCACACCGAAGATGGGCGCTGCTGGACCGAGTTCACCCTCGGCGCTCGCTACGAGGGCCCGCCCGATCGCGTGCACGGCGGCATCTGCGCGCTGGTGCTCGACCACGTCCTCGGCGAGGTCGCCAGCGAGGGACTGGTGAAACCGCGCTTCACCGGCACCCTGACGCTGAAGTATCTGCGTGGTACCCCGCTGGGCCCGTTGCGCGCCGAAGCGTGGATCGACCGCACCGAGGGCGTCAAAGCCTTTGCGCGAGGCCGGATCTTGGATGCCGAAGGGGTGACCGTCGAAGCCGAGGGCATCTTCGTGATGCCGGCCTGGGCGCGCGAGGCTGGCTGAGGGGTCAGCTCCGGCGCTTGCGGACGGCGTCCACGGCGATCGACCCGCCGCCGAGGAACACCAGCAGGAAGAAACCGAAGCAGTTGAGGACGGCGAGCTCGCCACCGTTCTCGATGGGCCACAGCCCTGTCGGCTGGTGCTGGCTGAAGTAGGCGAATGCCATCTCGCCGGAGGCGACGAAGGCGGCCGCGCGGGTGAACAGCCCGGCGATCAGCAGCAGGCCCAGCACCAGTTCGAGGACACCGGCGTACCAGAACGGCCAGGTCCCGGCGGGGACGGCACCACCGGCACCGGCCGCGATGGGCCAAGCGAACAGTTTCGACGTGCCGTGGATGGTGAGCAGCAGGCCGAACACGATCCGGAACGCCGACAGCACGATGGGTGCGAATCCGTTGAGCTTGGTTTCGATCTGGGTCGATGACATGGCACCCATAATAGGACTACGGTCCGTTTATCTCTATGGCTGGGGTGTGCGACTACGCCAGGCGTCCAGCGAGTACCGCCCGCCGCCGGTGAACACCAGCAGGAAGAACACGAAACAGAAGGCGATCGAGGGCAGGCCGCCGTTGCCGCCGTACTGAGGATCGACGATCGGCCAGAGGGCCAGCGGCTGGTGCTGCCAGAAATAGGCGACGGCCATCGCGCCGGAGCAGAGGAAGGCCGCGATCCGGGTGAACAGTCCGGTCATGATGAGCAGCCCGCCGACGAACTCGATGAGACCCGCGTACCAGCCGGGCCAACTCCCGGTCGGCACACCCATCACGATGGGCCAGTCGAAGAGATTGGACGTGCCGAACAGGGTGAACAGGAAACCGAACACGATGCGGACCAGGCTCAGCACCGTAGGCGTCAATGCTTCCAAGCGATTGTTCAGGTTGTTCATGGCCTCGACCGTACTGAAGCGAGGTGACATGTCGCTTAACGCTGGTCGGTGCTGGGCGCGGAGTAGCAGATCGCCGTCCCGACCACCGCGGGCAACCCGAACGTGAGCAGCAGCACGGC includes the following:
- a CDS encoding DoxX family protein, whose amino-acid sequence is MSSTQIETKLNGFAPIVLSAFRIVFGLLLTIHGTSKLFAWPIAAGAGGAVPAGTWPFWYAGVLELVLGLLLIAGLFTRAAAFVASGEMAFAYFSQHQPTGLWPIENGGELAVLNCFGFFLLVFLGGGSIAVDAVRKRRS
- a CDS encoding DoxX family protein yields the protein MNNLNNRLEALTPTVLSLVRIVFGFLFTLFGTSNLFDWPIVMGVPTGSWPGWYAGLIEFVGGLLIMTGLFTRIAAFLCSGAMAVAYFWQHQPLALWPIVDPQYGGNGGLPSIAFCFVFFLLVFTGGGRYSLDAWRSRTPQP
- a CDS encoding PaaI family thioesterase translates to MRESFAEISADEHDRLHALYGPLTTAVRKLVDASIRTGVDDQVIRDAQAAIEAVTATLESRQYEGPRTLRHAVTGRPVVWADPAIGLRNAIAPPLDVQHTEDGRCWTEFTLGARYEGPPDRVHGGICALVLDHVLGEVASEGLVKPRFTGTLTLKYLRGTPLGPLRAEAWIDRTEGVKAFARGRILDAEGVTVEAEGIFVMPAWAREAG